In Spea bombifrons isolate aSpeBom1 chromosome 5, aSpeBom1.2.pri, whole genome shotgun sequence, the sequence TTTAGAGATGGACAGGTTTCCATGGCATAGCGCAATGACCCGCACTCTGCCAGTTTAGCTGACCTTCAGCCCAATTCTAGCCCTATCTATAGACCAGTCCAGTGCATTCACCAAAAGGACTGCACAGATAACCCAGAAAAGAAACCCAGAATGTGACGGCTGATCAGAACccttcggcccatccagtcggCCCACTTTTCTTAATGTAGAGCCTCTGACCCCAATCGGTCCTTGGTCCCGTCTTCCATTAGTCTTCCAGCACTTTACAAGCAAAACTGAATGTGTCCCACAATGTTTAACAAAAGTGCCCCAGAGGTGTGAGATTCTGCATTAATTAACACAGATTAAAACTGGCCTCTGACAGGAAGCCGGCCCAAACCGCCCGTTCTAAGTAACCACGCAGGGGTCACATCTGTCACGGACCGTGCAGTGCGCGGGACTCACTCTAGATGGCGGCAGAGCGCACACACCGAGATCACGTGACACGCGACGTCACTTCCAGCCCTTCATTCCCATGCGCTATCCGGTGTGGGTGCTCTGGTTCGGTCACGTTGGTTACCCCGGGAGCGTTGGATGAGGTGACCCTAACGCCATGAAGATCACTCGTCAAAAGCACGCTAAAAAGATCCTGACTCTTTACCGGTACAGCTTCCGCTTCCGGGAACCGTACCAGGTGCTGCTGGACGGGACTTTCTGCCAAGCGGCTCTAAAGAACAAGATTCAGATCAAGGAGCAGCTGCCGAAGTACCTGATGGGGGAGGTGCAGCTGTGCACCACGAAGTGAGTGCGGCGCTTTACCCTAGCGTTACACTGTACGGCTGCGGACTGCCACTCTCATGATGCACAGCCCAGAGTGCCAGCCAGTGAGCGATGCTCCTTATCGCACGGGCATTGCAAACGATAGGAGCACTACTCTCAACATGCTCAGCCTGCATTTGGGTTGGCTCAATGTCATGGGAGTGGGAGTTCACTTGTGCAGAAATGGCAGAGGCAGTCAATTACTTTGCAGAATATGTATTTGCATTAGATATGCGAAAAGCACTTTTTATAACTAGTTCTGCTGCCTGAGTGTCATGGGAGTCATCAGGGTTATGTAGCTTCTAAGCTCAGGAGGTATGACTTGTTCTAATAAATGCAGATGTAGGTGAAGTTTCCTGGCCCTGGTGGCCCCTCTGCGacttctttaatatgcattctaacAGTGAAGCTGCACTCCTGTTATGTGAACGTTATCGCCACTGATTGGGCAAAAACAGGTGCACACAGAGCTCCGCCCAGAGCGTTTGCCAGTCCCGCCCCGGAGGTGAGTGTATCCCGCGCAGGGAGGTTTGTTCGGCTGAACCCGTCTCCTGCATGGAAactacacggggggggggggctgtgaaAATGGCAAATGTGTATTGGAGGGGGATTCTCTAGATGCACCCTTCTAAAAGAGACGCCACAAACATTTTAAGGGACCGgcgtgcatatgatggctggagtgtccctttaaatgctcCGCTCCTACTAGTATACGAGCCCTAGCCTGAGTCCGCTAGTCTTACTGCTCATCTCTGGAGTTATACTACACGCTTTACGATTAAATGCCCACGGAGCACCATTACTTTTGTCATCTTTAGTTaacaatttataaaaattaaGCATTACGCGTGAAATTAAACTGTGTGTTAACTTAGGGACCAAGGAGGTGCTTATAGTGGATATCGTTTAGAACGCATATTAAAGGGACCCTCCCGCCACCGCGTGCGCTTTAATGCGCGTGACAGCCGATGGCTCCCTTTAAAGGCTGCGTTGTGTCCCCCTTGTAAAAGCATAaatgattctgcagaaccccagAACTCTGATGACAGAGACCTCCTCAAGTTCAATGGTGGCACCACAGAGGAGCTAGGGGGTCTGCCGCTTATACCTAAGGTAagagttggttttttttacacgcATACAGCTGGTTTAATGCTTTTTTCCCACCCAATACCCCTGTTTGACACAACTGCTTGTCTTTAGAGCACCGGCTTCATTCGAAGTGACTCATAGTTGCTAAACATTCTGTACCTCATGTTGAGCAATAAGGATCTACGCTGTTTCTCTGCCCTACAAATAGTACCCCCAAAATAATTGGGTTACAAAGAAGTTGTCCTTCCATATAGGGACATTTCCCCCCGAACATACATAGAGGCTTTGTATAAAAAGCAAATATGGTGGggggtcttatcaccatggaaacctgTGGAATGCTCCTGCGTATTGGACAGTCCTATTTGACTCTTGTAAGATTCCTAAAACCTCGCATCTTCATAGCATTAACCATTATTTAACCGGTCGTGTAAGTATTTGGTCTTTAGGAACTGCTTCCATTGGGTTATTggcattttttattgttgttatcgTTGTATATcgcgccatcgtattccgccGCCCTGTACTCTGGGTGGACCATTCTGTCCGATgttatttatatgcatttttttttctttgtgtttatcTGGCTTTTTCCTTTTCAGTGCTCTCAAACTGCAGAAAACGTTGAATTATCACAGTGTGTTTTGGAGAGTCCTGCAACCTGcgtatttaataattatttaaatgcccGCACAGTATAACCAGTTTAAGGGAAAGCCGTTGCATCTGTGCTGGGTGTAAAATAGAACAGCAATTCTGCTCCCTGTTTTTGGATTGTTTCCCACAGACGTTGTTATCATAGAAAACATAGCGAATCGATATATCTGAGAATCATCTTCTGATCGTGAGCCAGAGATCTGGTCCTTTGAAAACGCATTCCGGGTTTCTgtattaaaacacaaaacagaattGTTTGCTGataatattgatttttatttttttatgcagaagATGTCTGTGAATAAAGCGCTGTGTTGTTTCTTTTCAGCTGCGTTTTAAAGGAGTTGGAATCCTTGGGGAAAGAACTGTATGGAGCTAAATTAATCGCCCAAAGATTTCAAGTGAGGAGCTGTTCTCATTTCAAGAATCCCGTCGGTGGCTCTGCATGCCTTTTATCCATGACTGCGGATAACAACCCACACCATTACTTCATCGCCACGCAGGTATCCGCGGGAAATGTCACTTGGAGACAATTTATTCCTGTTGTTGAGTCGGCAGGGCTGCCTAGCCGCTTGCATTATGTTTTAGCTATCACGAAGCAGGACTAAATAAATCCGCTGATAGTCAGTGGGGTGGGGAGctcctcaccccccccccagtacccCATGGCTTACAGAATGTGGATTCGGTGTGAATAGAAGAAAGTAGACAATCTGGTGTGAGTGAAGTTAACAGGTAGTGATGTGTAACAGGAGGCAGATGGCTACTGTCAGCGGTGAAATGTACGACAGGCGAGGGGATGATTTATAGCAAACAATAAGGGGGCCGTTGGGATTCTCTTTGTGGCATTTGTGTGTTAAAGCTAGTTCTTTGTAATTACTGGATCTGTAGTAGTTTCGGATGCCCCTATCAttgtgcttatatatatataatatatatatatatatatatatatatatatatatatatatatatatatatatatatatatatatatatatatatatatatatataatctcgtATAACCCTGTAGCTTTCCTTGTTGCACGTGTGTTCCAATTACAGAACGTAGAAAAGaagatacacaaaaaaaaagccgtGCTTTAAAAAGGCAGATGCCAGGTTGATACACAAGGGGTGTGCAATGCGTTATACTTTAAAATACCCGCACACCAGGTTCTAGGTCTTCTAGGTCTTCATCTCAttttgggatttattcactaaaaggagagttgtggttccaAGTCTCCAAGTATATAATTGATCATTAAATAAGCGAGGAGACCGAATGAAACCTCAcacatttaactatacattatacagggcctgccaagctcttcctgaagcgcgctggggttggaccttcgtaatgtatagttaagtgaGGGAGTTGAGCCCACAACTTTCTGCAAACTCCCCTGTCAGCTCTGCGAGGGATAAATCTCCCTATTCAGATCTTCCCACGTGCTCCAGATGAGACGGAGACCCGTTCTTTTAGTTTAACCCCTAAAGGGCAGAGCTGCATTTTAATGGCTGTTTTCATGTTtctgtggtgctcgtgtttagctgtaatcaTCTCCTTTTTGTCTCATTCAAACACCCCATGGGTAGTAGTTTAACTCTTTCCGTGTcaggatttttgtgaagatacaccgctaaattttttatatacatttttttggaactggatggttgcCTTGATGGTAACGTCACAGAAGAATcatgttttacatgttaccaattTTTGTTCATTGAtattaatcacattgtgataagtaagttgggctccattgacttgcatggtgttgctgaatgctaggcttttttacaaaaaaaaaaaaaaaaaaatttaataactgCTGGAGGGCCGTTAAATCTGAATCCGTTTGGACATTGTGGACATTCTGAAAATGAACATGTCTCGGCCCCTCTCTCTGTATGCACCGTGATGGTGGAATAGGGACAGCTGTCTTTCTGTCTGTCTCCAACACAGCAAAACACATCCAAACTTTCTATCTGTATGTGAAGCCTCCGGTTCGCTTTATCCCCCATTCCTGGCTTAGGTGTGCTTTGGATGCAGTAACCAATGTTTTCATATTACTCTTCCATTTGTATAGACGGCATAGAATAACTAATCAGATGTTTGAATTAGAGCGGTGTTTCGCTTCTCTATGTGATCAATTTGTTTTGTGCTCCGATATCCGCGTACTGCATCATAATCCTCGGTATAATATGCTAATACCAGCTCCACAAAGCACCGCGTTCCTgcttaaatgaataaataataatctctcTCTGCCTTGTATCGCATTTCTCCTGTGTTTTTAATCCAATGCGAATTCATtatgcgacccggaggattagTAAACATGAAAACAGTAAagggaatattaaaaaatgttcccGATATATCTCAAACTAAACGTGTGTGTTCTCTGTCGTTTCAGGATCAGGAACTGGCagcaaaaattaagaaaaaggcAGGCGTGCCTCTGATGTTTATTATTCAGAACACTATAGTGCTTGACAAGCCTTCCCAAAAATCTGTGGCCGCTGTCCAAAGCGGGCAGACCAGTCAGATCATTCCTGAACACCAGAAGCAGAACATCGAGCACCTCAAGGATGAGCAGGAGTTGTCGAAGGCGCCCGAACGCAGAGGGAAGAAACGAAAAAGAGTCAGCGGCCCCAACCCCTTAAGTTGCCTTAAGAAAAAGAATAAGCCGGCAGCTCCTCCGGCCACGTCGGCTTCGGAACAAGCCAAACGCAAGAGGAGAAGGAAGCGCAGTAAAGCAGCAGGGACAGAGGCTTTAAAGGCATCGTAACGTGTCTGAGGACTGAAAACCACATTTGGACAATGACTTTATAATTActgcaaatgttatttttatattaagggTTTTTTATCTTTCGTTTGATGTATTCATAATTCATTGTGAATAATATACATAACTGGGAAacacttctgtgtgtgtgtgtgtgtgtgtgtgtgtgtgtgtgtgtgtgcgcgcgcaaATGTAATTTGTCAACCACCAAGGTTTTACTTAAAAAAGCAGGAATTTGCAGGAGAATTGTAAGAAAGGAGCAAGAagtgctgagctggccctgtatacagCCTGTTATGTTTATATAGGGTTAGCTTCTTCTTGTAGGGAAAGATCACTGGGATCGGACCGTTCTGTAATGTAAAGCGAAGTCAGGAGTCTGGGAATCCCATTTAGTGAAGAAACTATAAAATGCCTTATAGTGCATCCGGGGCTGGTTGAGCCAGACTAGGTTCGATTTACATAACAATAAAAAGGAAAGCAGATCGAATGGACATATAATTCATGTTTCAGTTTAGGATGCGTTTTCCCCCTATATAGCAAATTGAATTTTTCATATCCAGATCACACAGCTAGAtaggctataaatattttttatgcatgcTAAATCCCGGATGTATGTTTTAACTGTTTactatacacacaaaaaaagcaaaactgaTTCTTTGCATCAATATTTCAGTTCCATAAAGTTTTATCAAATCCATAATTTACCGTTTCAGATCTGTATATGAAATGGAAAGATGCATGGGggaaaagtagttttttttttttttttttttcctttagcaGATAATCCAGTATGTATACAGTATTGTAGGATAGAATTGTCAAaaactggttttatctcattttgttccaataaacttcctttatctgcagacatgGATGTCGCCATTGTCAGTCGTGTGATTTTAgaactcaaacaccacacttcgtttatttgtttttgcggtgctaatgaagtcctgtcCTCCTTTAGGCTTTCGTTAGTTAGTATGTCTGGCATGgcaattaagactgagccagtCTATTGTTTACCATAAACCATATGACAAggttgtttgtctagtagattgggctaagataaagctagaacacaaacaaatgaaatattatgAAAATTTAGAACCATTGTAAAaggaaatacaatatttttgacaATGAGTAAGATAGATATTTGGATATTAAATCCCTTTGAAATATACTATATTCCAGCACTGGGCAGTGATGCAATtaacccttaaggacaatgggcggtccctaaacccattgaaaacaatgcattttgagcccgtacatgtacaggctttgtcattaaggggttaattctaaaTGTGTTTGGCATCCCTTCTAAGgtaaatagttgtttttttttctaattatgtgtttgggtttttttgtgctgtTGGTGGATTTGTTTTTTCAAAGCGCAACTTACTAAAGTGCACCAAAGTGCAAAAAACACATATTCTGCAGGGTTCATGATAGCGACTGATGGAGGTAAAATTATAGCGTTCAGACTCCGAAACTTCACAGCTTTCTGCTTCTAACTTAATGTCACCGTGCAGTGGGGAGGAAATTTACTCCAGCTCTTAATGTCAACGCAGTCAAGTGCGGAATGAAAAGTTGGGAGCAATTGTTGCCAGCTGGTCATATAGTGGCGTGACCCTGAGTTTGAAGATGTGATCATTTTATACTTATCTGAATCTGTGCATTCTTCcaccagaataataataatccaaggGTCCTCTATAATTCAGCTAAAAGTGAACCTTCTATTGATTTGTacgatatatatgtatgtaaaaatatatatatttttttttatttgtaagctAACCTAAACCTGGCAGTATGAAGAAG encodes:
- the UTP23 gene encoding rRNA-processing protein UTP23 homolog, with amino-acid sequence MKITRQKHAKKILTLYRYSFRFREPYQVLLDGTFCQAALKNKIQIKEQLPKYLMGEVQLCTTNCVLKELESLGKELYGAKLIAQRFQVRSCSHFKNPVGGSACLLSMTADNNPHHYFIATQDQELAAKIKKKAGVPLMFIIQNTIVLDKPSQKSVAAVQSGQTSQIIPEHQKQNIEHLKDEQELSKAPERRGKKRKRVSGPNPLSCLKKKNKPAAPPATSASEQAKRKRRRKRSKAAGTEALKAS